In the genome of Microbacterium saperdae, one region contains:
- a CDS encoding Sec-independent protein translocase family protein: MFGLTIEKFTVIAVLAAFLLGPERLPAAAAGLARMVKGLKELAGGARDRLRDEVGPEFDDVDWQKLDPRQYDPRRIIQDALLDDSPRPTTPASSKTTAVPAQLTEPES, encoded by the coding sequence ATGTTCGGACTGACGATCGAGAAGTTCACCGTGATCGCGGTTCTCGCTGCGTTCCTCCTCGGTCCGGAACGTCTCCCCGCCGCGGCCGCAGGGCTCGCGCGCATGGTGAAAGGGCTCAAGGAGTTGGCCGGAGGGGCGCGTGATCGCCTCCGCGACGAGGTCGGACCGGAGTTCGACGACGTCGACTGGCAGAAGCTCGATCCCCGGCAGTACGACCCGAGGCGCATCATCCAGGACGCGCTCCTCGACGACTCGCCTCGTCCGACCACCCCCGCATCGTCGAAGACGACGGCGGTCCCCGCACAACTCACAGAACCGGAGTCCTAG
- the tatA gene encoding Sec-independent protein translocase subunit TatA, producing the protein MFGNAFSGWHLLILLAVVLLLFGAAKLPRLAQSVGQSMRVFKSEVKSMKEENEAPAAGLDDVAPVLPAVVDAAPPLRSEPSRQTHDA; encoded by the coding sequence ATGTTCGGAAACGCCTTCTCTGGCTGGCATCTGCTCATCCTCCTCGCCGTCGTGCTGTTGCTCTTCGGCGCGGCGAAGCTGCCTCGTCTCGCGCAGAGCGTCGGTCAGTCGATGCGGGTGTTCAAGAGCGAGGTGAAGTCGATGAAGGAGGAGAACGAAGCGCCGGCCGCCGGGCTCGACGACGTCGCCCCCGTCCTCCCGGCTGTCGTCGACGCGGCGCCTCCGTTGCGCTCCGAGCCGTCGCGCCAGACCCACGACGCCTGA
- the tatC gene encoding twin-arginine translocase subunit TatC — protein MSIGGHLVELRRRLFISAIAVLIGVVVGFFLSEFLIIVMSAPVRAIEEGQGRAFLNFTNVTSAFDLRMKIALTVGIVVASPVWLYQIWAYLVPALTRKEIGVAAGFVSAALPLFLLGCFAGWYVLPHIVVLMLGFTPEAAGNFLDAATYYDFVLKLTIAVGVAFVLPVFLVLLNAVGVLAASSIIRGWRWAILVIVIFTAFATPAADVVSMVVLAVPMIALYFAAYGVAYLHDRRAAKRRAREAGVLLAAEGLPG, from the coding sequence ATGTCGATCGGCGGACACCTGGTCGAACTGCGCAGGCGGCTCTTCATCTCGGCCATCGCCGTGCTCATCGGAGTGGTCGTCGGGTTCTTCCTCTCGGAGTTCCTCATCATCGTGATGAGCGCGCCCGTGCGCGCCATCGAGGAGGGGCAGGGGCGCGCCTTCCTCAACTTCACGAATGTGACGAGCGCCTTCGACCTGCGGATGAAGATCGCGCTGACCGTGGGGATCGTCGTCGCGAGTCCGGTCTGGCTCTATCAGATCTGGGCCTATCTCGTGCCCGCGCTCACGCGCAAGGAGATCGGCGTCGCCGCCGGCTTCGTCAGTGCGGCCCTCCCGCTCTTCCTCCTCGGCTGCTTCGCCGGGTGGTACGTGCTGCCGCACATCGTCGTGCTCATGCTCGGGTTCACGCCCGAGGCGGCGGGGAACTTCCTCGATGCGGCAACCTACTACGACTTCGTGCTGAAGCTCACGATCGCCGTCGGGGTCGCCTTCGTCCTCCCCGTGTTCCTCGTGCTGCTGAACGCCGTAGGGGTGCTCGCGGCGTCCAGCATCATCCGAGGCTGGCGCTGGGCGATCCTCGTGATCGTGATCTTCACGGCGTTCGCGACGCCGGCCGCCGACGTCGTGTCGATGGTCGTGCTGGCCGTGCCGATGATCGCGCTGTACTTCGCGGCCTACGGAGTGGCGTACCTGCACGATCGGCGGGCCGCGAAGCGCCGAGCGCGCGAAGCGGGGGTCCTGCTCGCCGCGGAAGGACTGCCCGGATGA
- a CDS encoding GDSL-type esterase/lipase family protein produces MTTVRIEGAALERFLVGMVDVEHAEGAITPLRLPRRAHAQFPNVSLARMVRCPVGVRLRVSTAASRIRVDARIAHHVPDAEADVEVVARRTSPWLATTGSGRARRVVARGDIAQVDLWVEADDGSLSLVRGGRQAVDLVLDDEAPSGGRVVEIWLPHNAQVELRGIEADAPLHPAPASGAPRWIHYGSSISQCNEAVDPLSGWPALAAHALGVDLHSFAFAGNAMLDPFVARAISDAAAEVITLKVGINIVNASALTARTLGPALHGFLDRIREGHPDTPIVVISAIICPMHEHTPGPTVWSPEGTLTGTVSVPPREDELTLEETRRIIGEAVRARAVVDGELHLLDGRELLGIEDATRLYDGLHPDQGGFDIMARRFVEAVGARPALAGAFASRRQSA; encoded by the coding sequence ATGACCACCGTTCGGATCGAGGGTGCGGCCCTCGAGAGGTTTCTCGTCGGAATGGTCGACGTGGAGCACGCCGAGGGCGCGATCACTCCGCTCCGCCTCCCGCGTCGGGCGCACGCGCAGTTCCCGAACGTCTCGCTCGCCCGCATGGTGCGCTGCCCCGTGGGGGTTCGCCTGCGGGTGTCGACGGCCGCCTCACGCATCAGGGTGGACGCTCGCATCGCGCACCACGTGCCGGACGCGGAAGCGGATGTGGAGGTCGTGGCCCGGCGGACGTCACCGTGGCTGGCGACGACCGGCTCCGGTCGTGCACGCAGGGTCGTCGCGAGGGGGGATATCGCGCAGGTCGACCTGTGGGTGGAAGCGGATGACGGCTCGCTGTCGCTGGTGCGTGGCGGGCGACAGGCCGTGGATCTCGTGCTCGACGACGAGGCCCCGAGCGGCGGCCGGGTGGTGGAGATCTGGCTGCCGCACAATGCGCAGGTGGAGCTGCGGGGGATCGAGGCCGACGCGCCTCTGCATCCTGCGCCGGCATCCGGCGCACCCCGCTGGATCCACTACGGCAGTTCGATCAGCCAGTGCAACGAGGCCGTCGATCCGCTGAGCGGGTGGCCGGCGCTCGCCGCACACGCACTCGGGGTCGATCTGCACTCCTTCGCCTTCGCGGGAAACGCGATGCTCGATCCCTTCGTCGCGCGGGCGATCTCCGACGCCGCTGCGGAGGTGATCACGCTGAAGGTGGGGATCAACATCGTCAATGCGTCAGCGCTGACGGCCCGCACCCTCGGGCCTGCGTTGCACGGCTTCCTCGACCGCATCCGAGAGGGCCATCCCGACACTCCGATCGTCGTGATCAGCGCGATCATCTGCCCGATGCACGAACACACTCCGGGTCCCACGGTCTGGTCGCCGGAGGGGACCTTGACCGGCACCGTCAGCGTGCCCCCGCGGGAGGACGAACTCACGCTCGAAGAGACCCGGCGCATCATCGGCGAAGCGGTCCGTGCGCGCGCAGTCGTCGACGGGGAACTGCACCTGCTCGACGGAAGGGAGTTGCTCGGGATCGAGGACGCGACGCGCCTCTACGACGGGCTCCATCCGGATCAGGGCGGGTTCGACATCATGGCGCGCCGCTTCGTGGAGGCGGTCGGTGCTCGCCCCGCCCTGGCCGGGGCCTTCGCTTCCCGCCGGCAGAGTGCTTGA
- a CDS encoding Gfo/Idh/MocA family protein — MIPQSSEVLLSRMRVGVIGAGSWSTAVHLPALAAADDVEIVIISSRERDTAERIGSLFSVAQTTTDWRDVTDAGLDAIVVSSPPNAHEEQVVAALRSGAHTLCEKPMALTSAGAQAMLEASVAAERGLLVGFGWPFSALFARAKQALDADRIGSIEHVEVRLHANVRELLTGTAELDWQQGGIRSEQSTYRDPAVSGGGALTTTLSHGLGMLSWLTGQSLDRVFATPGRNADPLDLHLAVAGELADGAGVAISCASTSARSPGVGWQLALVGSAGELLLDFAERTLRIDGARAEVIRLSEDEAANRPESPTRALIEVARGGEVPAGASGRLGALVVATTEAIAESMRTRVPVVVDRHGLPASGW; from the coding sequence GTGATCCCCCAATCTTCGGAGGTCCTGTTGTCGCGGATGCGAGTCGGAGTCATCGGTGCGGGCTCCTGGTCCACCGCTGTGCATCTGCCCGCGCTCGCCGCTGCCGATGATGTCGAGATCGTCATCATCTCGAGCAGGGAGCGGGACACGGCGGAGCGCATCGGCTCGCTCTTCTCCGTCGCGCAGACCACCACGGACTGGCGCGACGTGACGGATGCCGGCCTCGACGCCATCGTGGTGAGCAGCCCGCCGAACGCGCACGAGGAGCAGGTCGTCGCGGCGCTCCGATCGGGGGCGCACACGCTCTGCGAGAAGCCGATGGCGCTCACCAGCGCCGGCGCTCAGGCGATGCTCGAGGCATCCGTCGCGGCGGAGCGCGGCCTTCTCGTCGGATTCGGATGGCCGTTCTCGGCGCTGTTCGCACGGGCCAAGCAGGCGCTCGACGCGGATCGGATCGGATCGATCGAGCACGTCGAGGTGCGGCTGCACGCGAACGTGCGCGAACTGCTCACCGGCACCGCCGAGCTGGACTGGCAGCAGGGCGGCATCCGCAGCGAGCAGTCGACGTATCGCGACCCCGCCGTCTCCGGAGGCGGGGCGCTCACCACGACGCTCAGCCATGGACTCGGCATGCTCAGCTGGTTGACGGGGCAGTCGCTCGATCGCGTGTTCGCGACGCCGGGTCGGAACGCGGACCCGCTCGATCTGCATCTCGCGGTCGCCGGCGAGCTCGCAGACGGCGCCGGCGTCGCGATCTCGTGCGCGAGCACGAGCGCACGGTCCCCGGGCGTCGGGTGGCAGCTCGCGCTCGTCGGCTCAGCCGGAGAGCTGCTTCTCGATTTCGCCGAGCGAACCCTCCGTATCGACGGAGCGCGCGCCGAGGTCATCCGGCTGTCGGAGGACGAGGCGGCGAATCGGCCGGAGTCCCCGACCAGGGCTCTCATCGAGGTGGCCAGAGGTGGCGAGGTGCCTGCGGGAGCGAGCGGTCGCCTCGGGGCGCTGGTCGTCGCGACGACGGAAGCGATCGCGGAGAGCATGCGCACGCGTGTTCCCGTCGTCGTCGACCGTCATGGTCTTCCGGCCTCCGGCTGGTGA